The DNA sequence gtcccgacctccagtcacggaagcacagcagttcacattccgtcggaattgcggagctgtgatttcgtgtttcttcggaaagattgccaccgcccccctctctagccggtttaccagggcccgttccaggtgctcaaaagagggactgtaaccttcaccttgcaggtaggaaatcgtcaggagcttgtttcagtgtcccatctcaagccggcccatttggaccaggacctccccgtgtcggtggctcagccgccgcgccggggccggcctgtggctgctcgactggtcccgccagtggcgcccagtttaccacctcttgggcctccgccgcctatggttgggcccgggctgccgttgttgatcaagtgccccccgtcacctacaccctccgctccagtggactccccatcgcctccagcggcagcgtccaccccgcctcctgtcacgctgggggtatcggtttcccccctccgtacacgttctgggcgggaggttcgggcgcccgtgaggtatggtttcgagggttctggggggggggtcatgtagggacatagggattggccaggtagtagaaccctcggattggtttacggtcacggggtgagggagcgcggggtatttaaatgcctggcgccaaactgtagatagagattagattagtgagcgaagttagtgtagtccaagaagaagtgcgttgcgtttgtcacgggttttataccaataaagtatttggataataccgctcgtttggactcactacagtgtACAGGCAGATTGTTCCCATCGGTGGACGGAGAAGAGATGACGATAGAGATTGGAGGTGTTTGGCCAAACAACCAAGTGTGTTGCTCGGGGACATGAGTCCACGCAGGGATCGACTCCACTGGGACGCAGGGggcgaatgggccgaatggccgtctCCATTGTGCAACCATTCTGTGACAGTGAGGGAATCCCCAGAACAATCTCCATCCACACTGCTGCAAAATGGCAACACATGTCCCCCCAGAAAGTAAATCAGCAACATTATAAAAACCAACTGACCCGGGGAACAGACGCGGATTACACACCAATGAACAGTTGGTCACATCACAGCCCGTAAACCACTCTCCCGTGTTGGTTTGGAACTCCACATCTGTTTTCGCTCATAttaacctctccctctctctctctccctctccccctctatccccctctatccccctctctccccctctcccccctccactccctctccatctccctctccctctccctctccctctccccctctctcgctctctctctctctctctctctctctctctctctctctctctctctctctctctctctctctctctctctctctctctctctctctctctctctctctctctctctctcttctctctctttctctccctctttctctctctctttctttctctctctcgttctttctctctctctctctcctctctctctctctctctctctctctctctctctctctctctctctctctctttcgctctctttctctctctttctctctctctttcttctctctctctctctctctctctctctctctctctctctctctctctctctctctctctctctctctctctctctctctctctctctctctctttctctctctctttctttctctccctgcaGACATTTCATACAAGGGTTGGACAATATCCGGTGCTGATGAGGTGTTTGCCGTGGAAGGGGCCTCCGCTGTGTTGCCGTGTacattcacccacccacccactgaccGCAACCTCACCGGCTCCGTGCTGTGGTACAAGGTGACACCAGGGTCTCGCAGCCTTGTGTTCAACTGCACATTTCCCGGTCCCGGCCGCTCCCGGTGCGGTGAAGTGACGCAGGAGGCCGGAGGGGATCGGTTCAGATTCGTGGGGAACATCAGAGAGGGCGATGCGTCGATAATGGTGGAGCGACTGAGACTGGAGGACGGTGATTGGTACCAGTACCGGTGCAGCCTGGACCTCAGTGTTGGGACATTTCAACCTATGTTTACAACGCGCCTGactgtggaaggtgagaacaatgtTCAGAGACTGTCGCGGCGCCAGAGCTGACGGACCGCGGGTTCCCCCGGTACAATGCTGATCAATACATGTTGATGGTTCAATTCAATCATTCAGTGATACTGTATTCTCACTCGTAGCGACGTACAGCGAACTAATGTGTTTTGCAATTTATCTACTGCCTCGCGGCATcggccccacctccccctcattTTCACGTTCGGctactcacccccttccccccacctcccaccccctccccccgacggccctcctcactccccGACGGCCCACCTTCCTCTGGGCGGTTCCTCCCCAGTCCATCTTGGTTCTTGCGACGCGGGTCCTGTCGTTGGGTCCGCTGTGGGCGAGCCGGTCCCAACGTAGGGCCAAGCCCGAGAATACTCCCAGCCGCGCTGCTGGGCGAGAACCTTTCCACCGTGGGgtcgggggggtgtgggggggtgggtggtggagggaagTGCCGGGTTCCTGCTCCTGATTCCTGTCCAGTGAATCCGTCGGGACAGTGCGCTCCTGGAGTGGGCGAGGCGCCGGCTCTGGGTGTGATGCTGATCACAGTCAAATACAGGTGGGCTGTGTAAACCGAGAAATAGGAAGCTGGTGATCACCTTGTTGGAATTGTTCTCGCAGTCTCCATATATCCGTGGAATCCCAGGTGCCCAGTGGTAAAGGAGGTGTCGGTGCCCGGTGCCCCAGCCCGTGTGGGCGGTCTCCTGCCCAGTGTGAAGTTCACAGCTTCACGCGTTGAATATTCCCCGTGGGGAACAGTGTTGCGATGCGGGGAGGCGCGGGTTCGCTGTCGTTCACTCTCTCCCACTCAGGGCAGGGCCGAGGGAGAGCCGCGCTGCCAGAGGCGCCCAGTGATCCCAGATCCGGAGCCATCTCTGAATGAGTCCTGTCCCTGCGCCCTCTGGCCCACCTTCCCTGGGACCGTCAATGTCAGCGCCACACTGGGCACCGTCTCCACCCACTCCCACAGGGAGAGGTCGGTACAAGACGATTCACCCACAGAACGCTGATACATCCCGGTGTCTGTCCTTCCCTCAGCTCCCGACGGGAATGTCTCAGTGGTGACTGGGACTGAGGGGGGTTCGGCCACGTTACCCTGCGTGTTCCCACCGCCGGCACCCGAGCACGTCCCGCTCGCGTTCACATGGATGAGGAAGGATCCGTACCGACACATCGTCACGTTCAGACCCCAAGCTGATGGATCCTGGGCGCCGGAGAACGGAGCAACTCGGTTGGAGCTCGTCGGGAACCCAGAGCGGGGAAACGCCTCAACCAGGATAGAGCCGCTGATGGTGGAAGACAGTCACGGCTACCTGTGCCTGGTGGAGTTCCATAACCGGAAGAAGAGAAGGGGACACTCCCCGTATATAGATCAGTACCAGCGTGAGCTCCGGCTGCGGGTCACACCCGGTAAGAAACCATCGCCGCATTCAGCCGTGTAGAGCGAgggtgtagagggagggagggagggagggaggggagcaggaACAGGAAACCCCGTCTCTCAGGGCTCAGCCGGTGCAGCCTCACCTCTGGAGGGTCAGATAGAACTCCAGAAAAACGTCAACCATAGTTGACCAATCCATTGGAGTCCTTTGTCGAGGTGAGGCGTTGAATGCCGAAGAGGGAACAAGGTGCTGTGGTAAGTCTGGATTCTCATAAGCATCTACGTTGGGTCCCAGGCATGTGTTTGGTGAACCCGGTGCGATAAGGCGGCATTAAGGCAACGCAATGTCAGGGATTGAGAAGCAGTTATCGAGCAGAATGTAGAATGAAATATCTGTATCTCTCTCATGTTGAGAGTCTGCGGCTGACGAGGTACCTGAGAGATTGGTTCTTGGTCTCAGCTGTTCACAGTCTGCATCAGCCAGTTGATTGAAGGGGCAATTGTCAGGTTTGGTGCTGATGGTGAGAGGGCAGGAGGACGCGAAGATATTCGGGGAAGGTAGACAAGCTGAATGGGTGTGTGGCAGCTGGACAAGCTGAATGTGTGGGTGGGAGCGTAACGTCGAATAAAATGTGGCAAAATTTCAAATTGTCCACATGTGTGACTAAGTAGAAAAGCAGAGTGTTTATTAAACAGTGAGAGGTCGGGTGTTGTGGATGTTCACAAGGTCCTGAGTGTGCTTGTTCTCATGTCAATGAAGGGTGACGTCCCGAGTTGGAAGGTTCAACAAAGGCAATAGTTGGTCCGGTTTTATCAAGAGAGGATTTATAGTCAAGGGTTGAGATGTTTTCCCGCAGTTATAGAAGGATCTGGCGAGACCTCACCTGCAGTCGGACATTGCTCTTCTTAACTACAATAAAGCCACGATCAGTGTGGAGGGCGTGCAGTGAAGATTCCGTCACTGTTTCCCGGAAGGGCAGGTTGAGTGAAGATAAGGGGAGATTGAGTTGACCAGATACACCGGAGAATGCAGGTacgggaaccttgagcaaaataaaacgaaactactggaggaactcggtaggccaggcaacatatctggaaggAAATTGGCGGATGACAATTCAAATCGAGACCTTGCCTCAGAACTGGAAATATTCCCGGTCAATACGACGTCTGTCGATTTCCTTCTCCATTTGTCTGACGTCCTGAGCGCTGTCAGCAGTCTGTTCTTTGCTCGAGTAGATTAGACCTGTACTCTCCAGAGTGTAGATAATGACAGATGATCTCAGTGAAGCATCCACCATTTGTACATTTTCGATCGCTCCCCTTTCCCGGAGACCATTCAGACTTCTATCACTCTCTCCTCAGTCGCACAGAATTACCTGGTTGTGATCTTTTGGATCCCTTTTGGATTGAAAACCCTTGTCCTTTTAGTGATGTGTGCTATCCTCTACAGAGACAAACTCAGGTATGTAACGTTGCTTTTCAATGCCTGGAATATTAACTCAATGGCCTTTGGGGAATGGTTCAAAAATTTGAGTCTTCCCAGgccgcgccaaccatcgatcatccaggcactagttctatcctacactagaAGGGAGCGTTtgtagaggccaattatcctacaaacccgcacgtctttgggatatgggaggggcggggggggggggggaaacatgcggtcacgtggagaaagtggaaactccgtacagacagcatccgtagctaGGATCGAACCCCTGGCTCTGCGCCGTAAGGCGGCATCTCttcaactgcgccaccgtgctacatcTGTCGCGTTGGCAATACCTGGTTCACGTACATCATGTACGTACAGATGGAAGAGTAGCTTCTTACCCGCTCAGACGCTTTGAGAAACCCCTCAAAAGATAAGAATGTATTCCCGATCGTCAAGGTCTACCAGAGGCCCCTTGCCATCTGCCCTTTCTCTgtaagactatattctgcacggtTTGGCTCAATGGAATAATTTATCTGGAAACAGAGTTTTTTCCACCGTGTCTGTGTCAAGGTGACGATAATAAAACAACCTTGC is a window from the Rhinoraja longicauda isolate Sanriku21f chromosome 3, sRhiLon1.1, whole genome shotgun sequence genome containing:
- the LOC144592311 gene encoding uncharacterized protein LOC144592311: MRSLRVCLCTVLLSVSVQGYNISYKGWTISGADEVFAVEGASAVLPCTFTHPPTDRNLTGSVLWYKVTPGSRSLVFNCTFPGPGRSRCGEVTQEAGGDRFRFVGNIREGDASIMVERLRLEDGDWYQYRCSLDLSVGTFQPMFTTRLTVEAPDGNVSVVTGTEGGSATLPCVFPPPAPEHVPLAFTWMRKDPYRHIVTFRPQADGSWAPENGATRLELVGNPERGNASTRIEPLMVEDSHGYLCLVEFHNRKKRRGHSPYIDQYQRELRLRVTPVAQNYLVVIFWIPFGLKTLVLLVMCAILYRDKLSKREDGSIAGS